Proteins encoded together in one Telopea speciosissima isolate NSW1024214 ecotype Mountain lineage chromosome 6, Tspe_v1, whole genome shotgun sequence window:
- the LOC122664987 gene encoding U-box domain-containing protein 33-like, whose protein sequence is MAVVSPIPTLTTQIGRVEIHDFGLSGLRNTSGEIEEESRRVVEDKIFVAVGNVVKESKSTLLWALKNSRGMKICILHIHQPAQMIPLLGGKFPASTLNKQEVMAYRELERKKMHDALNEYMYICRGARVRADMIYIEKDNIEEGIVELITQRGMKKLVMGAAADKQYSRRMTELKSKKAIFVREKAHVSCHIWFVCKDFLIYTREGNLEGSEPASPIRVTSQVEHLGSKFPSSPRGQKHYVKLSNPIQDLFRRAVSVNNGSSRRKISSLSSPEGTAGIPTAPPIQLGGEEFASECEGSGTSRRSPSKFSEVSTWSASDVPETFESISTVRDEGSEAGTVLFSLHGFEENLHDSSLPNTPLREEQMKDDIYYQLERAMMEAEKSRRETFEESLKRRRAEKDALEAIHKAKASESLYEKEKKLREELEVLLWKEKQELEMLKIQRDQVMEELRVTLDHRSRLESQIADSDQMLSELEEKFRSAVQLLVNMRNERDELLTERDNAVREAEELRKTREEEATSSYTPQFFSQFSFIEIERATCNFDQTMKIGEGGYGIVYRGKLRQTPVAIKMLHADNLDGHVEFQQEVDVLSRVRHPNIVTLIGACPEAWALIYEYLPNGSLEDRLACKDGTPPLSWQTRIRIAVEVCSALIFLNSHKPHCIIHGDLKPANILLDANFVSKLSDFGISHLIRRPESSNPSTLSYKTSPKGTFAYMDPEFLATGEMTSKSDIYSFGIIVLRLLTGKPAMGIVKEVQYALEKDNLIAVLDASAGNWPYVQAKQLAHLALSCCEMRKNRPNLEEEVWRVLEPMGACWGALSFSRLASGEHCRVPSCFICPIFQEIMQDPHVAADGFTYEAEALRAWLDSGHDTSPMTNLKLSHLSLIPNHTLRSAIQEWLEQP, encoded by the exons ATGGCTGTTGTGAGTCCTATTCCTACTCTTACAACACAGATTGGACGAGTTGAGATTCATGATTTTGGTTTATCTGGATTGAGGAACACTTCTggagagattgaagaagaatctCGACGTGTAGTGGAAGATAAAATCTTTGTGGCAGTGGGGAACGTTGTGAAGGAGAGCAAGTCAACTTTGTTATGGGCGTTAAAGAATTCAAGAGGGATGAAGATCTGCATCCTCCATATTCACCAGCCAGCTCAGATGATCCCATTGT TGGGTGGGAAATTTCCAGCAAGCACACTGAACAAACAGGAAGTCATGGCATACCGAGaacttgaaaggaaaaaaatgcatGATGCTCTAAATGAATACATGTACATTTGTCGTGGAGCAAGG GTAAGGGCAGATATGATATACATTGAAAAGGACAATATTGAGGAAGGGATTGTGGAGCTCATCACTCAGCGTGGGATGAAAAAGCTAGTAATGGGTGCAGCAGCAGACAAGCAATACTCAAG GAGAATGACAGAACTCAAGTCCAAGAAAGCAATATTTGTGCGTGAAAAAGCACATGTTTCCTGTCATATATGGTTTGTCTGTAAGGATTTCCTCATCTACACAAG GGAAGGCAACTTAGAGGGAAGTGAACCAGCTAGTCCAATCAGAGTAACTAGCCAAGTGGAGCATTTGGGATCTAAATTTCCTTCTAGCCCCAGGGGACAGAAGCATTATGTAAAGCTCAGTAATCCAATTCAGGACCTGTTTCGAAGAGCTGTATCTGTCAACAATGGCAGTTCTAGAAGAAAAATCTCATCATTATCTTCCCCAGAAGGGACTGCAGGAATTCCAACAGCGCCGCCAATCCAATTAGGTGGGGAGGAGTTTGCCAGTGAATGTGAGGGGAGTGGGACATCAAGGAGGAGTCCTTCTAAGTTTTCAGAGGTTTCAACATGGTCTGCAAGTGATGTGCCTGAGACTTTTGAGTCGATCTCAACTGTGAGGGATGAGGGAAGTGAAGCAGGGACAGTATTATTCTCACTGCATGGATTCGAAGAGAATCTTCATGATTCATCTCTTCCAAATACACCGTTGCGG GAAGAACAGATGAAAGATGACATATATTATCAACTGGAACGAGCCATGATGGAGGCTGAAAAATCTAGACGTGAAACATTCGAAGAATCTCTCAAGCGTAGGAGAGCTGAGAAGGATGCTCTTGAGGCTATACACAAG GCTAAAGCATCAGAAAGCTTGTACGAGAAGGAAAAGAAGCTGAGGGAAGAACTGGAAGTTTTGCTTTGGAAAGAAAAGCAAGAATTGGAAATGTTGAAGATACAACGAGACCAGGTCATGGAAGAACTTCGGGTCACCCTGGACCATAGATCAAGACTGGAGAGTCAAATTGCTGATTCTGACCAAATGTTATCAGAGCTGGAGGAGAAGTTCCGCTCCGCTGTGCAACTCTTGGTGAATATGAGGAATGAACGTGACGAGTTACTGACAGAGAGAGACAATGCAGTAAGGGAAGCTGAGGAGCTGAGGAAAACTAGGGAAGAGGAGGCCACCAGCTCGTATACCCCTCAGTTCTTCTCTCAGTTCTCTTTCATAGAGATCGAGAGAGCTACTTGCAACTTTGACCAAACCATGAAGATTGGAGAAGGGGGATATGGGATTGTTTATAGAGGAAAACTTCGACAAACCCCGGTAGCTATTAAGATGTTGCACGCTGATAACTTGGATGGACATGTGGAGTTTCAACAAGAG GTGGATGTATTGAGTAGAGTGAGGCATCCAAACATCGTTACCCTCATTGGAGCTTGCCCAGAAGCCTGGGCGCTTATCTATGAGTACCTCCCCAATGGCAGCCTCGAAGATCGGCTTGCCTGTAAGGATGGAACTCCCCCTCTCTCATGGCAAACTCGAATACGCATCGCCGTTGAGGTCTGCTCggccctcatcttcctcaactCTCACAAGCCTCATTGCATCATTCATGGCGATCTCAAGCCCGCCAACATCCTCCTTGATGCCAATTTTGTCAGTAAACTCAGTGACTTTGGGATCTCCCACTTGATCCGCCGTCCTGAGAGTTCAAACCCGTCCACGTTATCCTATAAAACAAGCCCAAAGGGAACCTTTGCGTACATGGACCCAGAGTTTCTGGCAACCGGAGAAATGACATCAAAGTCGGATATCTATTCATTTGGGATCATAGTACTGAGGCTGTTGACAGGGAAACCAGCCATGGGAATAGTAAAGGAAGTGCAGTATGCACTTGAGAAGGACAATCTGATTGCGGTGTTAGATGCATCTGCCGGTAACTGGCCGTATGTGCAGGCCAAACAGCTGGCTCACTTGGCATTGAGTTGCTGTGAGATGAGAAAAAACAGACCAAACCTTGAAGAAGAGGTCTGGAGGGTGCTTGAGCCGATGGGGGCTTGCTGGGGAGCCTTGTCATTTTCCAGGTTGGCATCAGGGGAGCATTGCCGCGTTCCATCCTGTTTCATTTGCCCCATTTTCCAG GAAATTATGCAAGACCCACACGTGGCAGCAGATGGTTTCACGTACGAAGCAGAGGCTTTGAGAGCATGGTTGGATAGTGGTCATGACACTTCACCCATGACAAACCTTAAGCTTAGTCATTTGAGTCTCATCCCCAATCACACTCTTCGTTCTGCCATACAAGAATGGCTAGAGCAACCCTAA
- the LOC122664936 gene encoding UDP-N-acetylmuramoyl-L-alanyl-D-glutamate--2,6-diaminopimelate ligase MurE homolog, chloroplastic isoform X1 — protein sequence MGPASLSLQGFFPSAQPLSSLYVNTSPILQFKPLPSLTFLRRKPPRLTFAIGSDGKYYPTPADDDPPEAPEDSEHGVSKFQQIQRQAARARKLQEEQFKKDQSIFLSALAEEEDAPDNPESTSVENSGDDLFGDIDRAIALKRKEFVKQGLLKPNPKKEKPMTNATVEGLEELEPEEVVDLEEIKELHGLTVITEEYHEENPVKFEEEVNNSSSTVSSPSFDLDFDSYGKSKVRIVEPTFKMTLAELLDESKVVPVSVCGNLEVEITGIQHDSRLVSSGDLFVCCVGMKTDGHLYLSEADKRGAVAVVASKEIDIEETLGCKALVIVEDTNAVLPVMAASFYRNPSKNLAVIGIVGTNGKTTTAYLIKGMYEAMALRTGLLSTVAYYVHGDNKLESPDHTTPDAVMVQKLMAKMLHNGTEAVVMEASSHGLALGRCDEVDFDIAVFTNLTRDHMDFHGSIEEYRDAKAKLFGRMVDPERHRKIVNIDDLSAPFFIAQGNLDVPLVTYAMENKSADVHPLKIELSLFETQVLVRTPQGILEISSGLIGRHNVYNILAAVAVGIAVGVPLEDIVRGIEEVDAVPGRCELIDEEQAFGVIVDFAHTPDALSRLLDAVRELGPRRIITVFGCGGDRDRGKRPMMTKIATDKSDVVLLTSDNPRTEDPLDILDDMLAGVGWTMQDYLKHGENDYYPPLPNGHRLFLHDIRRVAVRAAVAMGEEGDMVVIAGKGHETYQIEGDKKEFFDDREECREALQYVDELHQAGIDTSEFPWRLPESH from the exons ATGGGTCCtgcttctctctccctccaggGTTTCTTTCCTTCAGCCCagcctctctcctctctttatGTGAACACCTCACCAATTCTGCAATTCAAGCCACTGCCTTCTCTCACTTTCCTTCGCCGAAAACCTCCTCGACTTACATTCGCCATTGGCTCCGACGGCAAATACTACCCGACCCCTGCGGACGACGACCCACCTGAAGCTCCGGAGGATTCCGAACATGGAGTGTCCAAATTTCAGCAGATTCAACGCCAAGCTGCCCGTGCCCGCAAGCTTCAAGAAGAGCAGTTCAAGAAGGACCAGTCCATTTTCCTGTCTGCCCttgcagaggaagaagatgcgCCTGACAACCCAGAATCCACTTCTGTTGAGAATTCCGGTGATGACCTGTTCGGAGATATTGATCGGGCTATCGCTCTCAAGCGCAAGGAATTCGTCAAGCAAGGCCTCTTGAAGCCCAACCCCAAGAAAGAAAAGCCAATGACGAATGCAACTGTTGAAGGACTTGAAGAGCTAGAACCCGAAGAAGTTGTGGACTTGGAGGAAATTAAGGAGCTTCATGGGCTTACGGTTATTACGGAGGAATACCACGAAGAGAACCCAGTGAAATTCGAGGAGGAGGTGAATAATTCTAGCTCTACTGTTTCTTCCCCCTCATTTGATCTCGATTTTGACAGTTATGGCAAGTCCAAGGTTCGAATTGTGGAACCCACGTTTAAAATGACTTTAGCGGAGCTTTTGGATGAGAGCAAGGTTGTACCTGTATCTGTTTGTGGTAATTTAGAGGTCGAGATTACAGGAATCCAACATGATTCGAGGTTGGTTAGTTCAGGTGATCTGTTTGTGTGCTGTGTTGGGATGAAAACTGATGGCCATTTGTATTTGAGCGAGGCTGACAAGAGAGGGGCTGTGGCTGTAGTAGCCAGCAAGGAGATTGATATAGAGGAGACATTAGGTTGCAAGGCACTTGTCATTGTGGAGGATACAAATGCAGTCCTTCCTGTGATGGCCGCATCATTTTACCGGAATCCATCTAAGAATTTGGCCGTTATTGGGATCGTAGGCACAAATGGAAAAACGACTACTGCGTATTTGATTAAAGGCATGTATGAAGCAATGGCTTTAAGGACTGGGTTGTTGAGTACTGTAGCCTATTATGTCCACGGGGATAACAAGTTGGAATCACCCGACCATACTACACCTGATGCTGTCATGGTTCAGAAGCTGATGGCAAAGATGCTTCACAATGGAACGGAGGCAGTTGTCATGGAGGCTTCTTCTCATGGTCTTGCTCTTGGGAGGTGTGATGAGGTCGATTTTGATATTGCAGTTTTCACCAACTTGACGAGGGACCACATGGACTTTCATGGGTCTATTGAGGAATACAGGGATGCCAAGGCAAAACTTTTTGGAAGGATGGTGGACCCAGAGCGGCATCGAAAGATTGTTAACATTGATGACCTAAGTGCACCGTTCTTTATTGCACAAGGGAACCTAGATGTTCCTTTAGTGACCTATGCAATGGAAAACAAGAGCGCAGATGTACACCCCTTGAAGATTGAGCTCTCACTGTTTGAGACACAGGTCTTGGTCAGGACCCCCCAAGGTATATTAGAGATATCATCAGGGTTGATTGGAAGACACAATGTCTACAACATCCTAGCAGCAGTGGCTGTGGGAATTGCTGTTGGGGTACCATTAGAGGACATTGTTAGGGGGATAGAAGAGGTTGATGCAGTTCCTGGTAGGTGTGAACTGATAGATGAGGAACAGGCATTTGGTGTTATTGTGGACTTTGCTCATACTCCTGATGCATTATCTCGACTGCTTGATGCTGTAAGGGAGCTTGGCCCACGAAGAATTATAACTG TGTTTGGATGTGGTGGTGATAGAGACAGAGGAAAGAGGCCCATGATGACGAAGATTGCGACAGACAAAAGTGATGTGGTTCTCCTGACATCTGACAATCCAAGGACAGAAGATCCAT TGGATATCTTGGATGACATGCTGGCTGGTGTAGGATGGACCATGCAGGATTACTTGAAACATGGCGAGAATGATTACTATCCACCTCTTCCAAATGGTCATCGGCTTTTTCTTCATGACATCAGGCGGGTTGCTGTGCGGGCTGCAGTGGCCATGGGAGAGGAAGGTGATATGGTT GTTATTGCAGGCAAAGGCCATGAAACATACCAAATAGAAGGTGACAAGAAGGAGTTTTTTGATGACCGGGAGGAGTGCAGGGAAGCATTGCAGTATGTTGATGAGCTTCACCAAGCTGGAATAGACACTAGTGAGTTCCCATGGCG GTTACCAGAGAGTCACTAA
- the LOC122664936 gene encoding UDP-N-acetylmuramoyl-L-alanyl-D-glutamate--2,6-diaminopimelate ligase MurE homolog, chloroplastic isoform X2 — MGPASLSLQGFFPSAQPLSSLYVNTSPILQFKPLPSLTFLRRKPPRLTFAIGSDGKYYPTPADDDPPEAPEDSEHGVSKFQQIQRQAARARKLQEEQFKKDQSIFLSALAEEEDAPDNPESTSVENSGDDLFGDIDRAIALKRKEFVKQGLLKPNPKKEKPMTNATVEGLEELEPEEVVDLEEIKELHGLTVITEEYHEENPVKFEEEVNNSSSTVSSPSFDLDFDSYGKSKVRIVEPTFKMTLAELLDESKVVPVSVCGNLEVEITGIQHDSRLVSSGDLFVCCVGMKTDGHLYLSEADKRGAVAVVASKEIDIEETLGCKALVIVEDTNAVLPVMAASFYRNPSKNLAVIGIVGTNGKTTTAYLIKGMYEAMALRTGLLSTVAYYVHGDNKLESPDHTTPDAVMVQKLMAKMLHNGTEAVVMEASSHGLALGRCDEVDFDIAVFTNLTRDHMDFHGSIEEYRDAKAKLFGRMVDPERHRKIVNIDDLSAPFFIAQGNLDVPLVTYAMENKSADVHPLKIELSLFETQVLVRTPQGILEISSGLIGRHNVYNILAAVAVGIAVGVPLEDIVRGIEEVDAVPGRCELIDEEQAFGVIVDFAHTPDALSRLLDAVRELGPRRIITVDILDDMLAGVGWTMQDYLKHGENDYYPPLPNGHRLFLHDIRRVAVRAAVAMGEEGDMVVIAGKGHETYQIEGDKKEFFDDREECREALQYVDELHQAGIDTSEFPWRLPESH; from the exons ATGGGTCCtgcttctctctccctccaggGTTTCTTTCCTTCAGCCCagcctctctcctctctttatGTGAACACCTCACCAATTCTGCAATTCAAGCCACTGCCTTCTCTCACTTTCCTTCGCCGAAAACCTCCTCGACTTACATTCGCCATTGGCTCCGACGGCAAATACTACCCGACCCCTGCGGACGACGACCCACCTGAAGCTCCGGAGGATTCCGAACATGGAGTGTCCAAATTTCAGCAGATTCAACGCCAAGCTGCCCGTGCCCGCAAGCTTCAAGAAGAGCAGTTCAAGAAGGACCAGTCCATTTTCCTGTCTGCCCttgcagaggaagaagatgcgCCTGACAACCCAGAATCCACTTCTGTTGAGAATTCCGGTGATGACCTGTTCGGAGATATTGATCGGGCTATCGCTCTCAAGCGCAAGGAATTCGTCAAGCAAGGCCTCTTGAAGCCCAACCCCAAGAAAGAAAAGCCAATGACGAATGCAACTGTTGAAGGACTTGAAGAGCTAGAACCCGAAGAAGTTGTGGACTTGGAGGAAATTAAGGAGCTTCATGGGCTTACGGTTATTACGGAGGAATACCACGAAGAGAACCCAGTGAAATTCGAGGAGGAGGTGAATAATTCTAGCTCTACTGTTTCTTCCCCCTCATTTGATCTCGATTTTGACAGTTATGGCAAGTCCAAGGTTCGAATTGTGGAACCCACGTTTAAAATGACTTTAGCGGAGCTTTTGGATGAGAGCAAGGTTGTACCTGTATCTGTTTGTGGTAATTTAGAGGTCGAGATTACAGGAATCCAACATGATTCGAGGTTGGTTAGTTCAGGTGATCTGTTTGTGTGCTGTGTTGGGATGAAAACTGATGGCCATTTGTATTTGAGCGAGGCTGACAAGAGAGGGGCTGTGGCTGTAGTAGCCAGCAAGGAGATTGATATAGAGGAGACATTAGGTTGCAAGGCACTTGTCATTGTGGAGGATACAAATGCAGTCCTTCCTGTGATGGCCGCATCATTTTACCGGAATCCATCTAAGAATTTGGCCGTTATTGGGATCGTAGGCACAAATGGAAAAACGACTACTGCGTATTTGATTAAAGGCATGTATGAAGCAATGGCTTTAAGGACTGGGTTGTTGAGTACTGTAGCCTATTATGTCCACGGGGATAACAAGTTGGAATCACCCGACCATACTACACCTGATGCTGTCATGGTTCAGAAGCTGATGGCAAAGATGCTTCACAATGGAACGGAGGCAGTTGTCATGGAGGCTTCTTCTCATGGTCTTGCTCTTGGGAGGTGTGATGAGGTCGATTTTGATATTGCAGTTTTCACCAACTTGACGAGGGACCACATGGACTTTCATGGGTCTATTGAGGAATACAGGGATGCCAAGGCAAAACTTTTTGGAAGGATGGTGGACCCAGAGCGGCATCGAAAGATTGTTAACATTGATGACCTAAGTGCACCGTTCTTTATTGCACAAGGGAACCTAGATGTTCCTTTAGTGACCTATGCAATGGAAAACAAGAGCGCAGATGTACACCCCTTGAAGATTGAGCTCTCACTGTTTGAGACACAGGTCTTGGTCAGGACCCCCCAAGGTATATTAGAGATATCATCAGGGTTGATTGGAAGACACAATGTCTACAACATCCTAGCAGCAGTGGCTGTGGGAATTGCTGTTGGGGTACCATTAGAGGACATTGTTAGGGGGATAGAAGAGGTTGATGCAGTTCCTGGTAGGTGTGAACTGATAGATGAGGAACAGGCATTTGGTGTTATTGTGGACTTTGCTCATACTCCTGATGCATTATCTCGACTGCTTGATGCTGTAAGGGAGCTTGGCCCACGAAGAATTATAACTG TGGATATCTTGGATGACATGCTGGCTGGTGTAGGATGGACCATGCAGGATTACTTGAAACATGGCGAGAATGATTACTATCCACCTCTTCCAAATGGTCATCGGCTTTTTCTTCATGACATCAGGCGGGTTGCTGTGCGGGCTGCAGTGGCCATGGGAGAGGAAGGTGATATGGTT GTTATTGCAGGCAAAGGCCATGAAACATACCAAATAGAAGGTGACAAGAAGGAGTTTTTTGATGACCGGGAGGAGTGCAGGGAAGCATTGCAGTATGTTGATGAGCTTCACCAAGCTGGAATAGACACTAGTGAGTTCCCATGGCG GTTACCAGAGAGTCACTAA